In Chloroflexota bacterium, a genomic segment contains:
- a CDS encoding YbaB/EbfC family nucleoid-associated protein, which yields MSGGGGMMKQLQQLQEQMAVAQESLTNETVSATAGGGVVSATVTGDQQLQAIKLDPAILEDADVEMIQDLILIAVNSALDKSRELAAERLGPLTSGLPF from the coding sequence ATGAGTGGTGGCGGTGGCATGATGAAGCAACTTCAGCAACTACAAGAGCAAATGGCAGTTGCTCAAGAATCGCTCACCAACGAAACTGTCTCCGCAACGGCTGGCGGCGGTGTGGTTTCGGCAACTGTTACAGGCGATCAACAACTTCAAGCGATCAAGTTGGATCCTGCCATCCTGGAAGACGCAGATGTAGAAATGATTCAGGATTTGATTCTGATCGCTGTTAACAGCGCTTTAGATAAATCTCGTGAACTGGCTGCCGAGCGCTTGGGCCCTCTGACGAGCGGTTTGCCCTTCTGA